Within the Enterobacter roggenkampii genome, the region TCTTCTTTATCTGGCCTGCGGGCGAAGCGCTGTGGTACTCGGTACAAAGCGTCGATCCGTTTGGGCTCTCCAGCCAGTTTGTCGGGCTGGACAACTTTACCGCGCTGTTCCATGACAGCTACTACCTGGACGCCTTCTGGACGACGATCAGGTTCAGCGCGCTGGTCACCGTCAGCGGCCTTGTCGCCTCGCTGTTTTTCGCCGCGCTGGTGGACTACGTGGTGCGCGGCAGTCGTATTTATCAGACCCTGATGCTGCTGCCGTACGCCGTGGCACCCGCCGTCGCCGCCGTACTGTGGATTTTCCTGTTTAACCCCGGTCGCGGGCTGATTACCCATTTCCTGGCAGAGTTCGGCTACGACTGGAACCACGCCCAGAACAGCGGTCAGGCCATGTTCCTGGTGGTGTTCGCCTCGGTGTGGAAGCAGATCAGCTACAACTTCCTGTTCTTCTTTGCCGCGCTGCAGTCCATCCCGCGCTCGCTGGTGGAGGCCGCCGCCATTGACGGGGCAGGGCCGATTCGTCGCTTCTTCAGGCTGTCGCTGCCGCTGATCGCCCCGGTGAGCTTTTTTCTGCTGGTGGTTAACCTCGTCTACGCCTTCTTCGACACCTTCCCGGTGATCGATGCGGCGACCGCAGGCGGTCCGGTGCAGGCGACCACCACGCTGATTTATAAAATCTACCGCGAAGGCTTCGCCGGGCTGGATCTCTCGGCCTCCGCCGCGCAGTCGGTGGTGCTGATGTTCCTCGTCATCATCCTCACGGTGGTGCAGTTCCGCTATGTTGAAAGTAAGGTGCGCTACCAATGATTGAGAACCGTCGCGGGCTGACGATTTTCAGCCACACCATGCTGATTCTGGGGATTATCGTCATCCTGTTTCCACTGTACGTGGCCTTTGTCGCCGCCACGCTGGACACCAAAGCGGTGTTCGACACGCCGATGACGCTGATCCCAGGCACGCATCTGTTCGAAAACATGAAGACCATCTGGACCCAGGGCGTGGGCGCCAACAGCGCGCCGTTCTGGCTGATGATGCTCAACAGCTTCATCATGGCGTTCGGCATTACGGTCGGCAAAATTACGGTGTCGATGCTCTCGGCCTTCGCCATCGTCTGGTTCCGCTTTCCGCTGCGCAACCTCTTTTTCTGGATGATTTTTATCACCCTGATGCTGCCGGTGGAGGTGCGTATCTTCCCGACGGTGGAAGTGATCGCCAACCTGAAGATGCTCGACAGCTACGCGGGCCTAACCCTGCCGCTGATGGCCTCGGCGACCGCCACCTTCCTGTTCCGCCAGTTCTTTATGACCCTGCCGGACGAGCTGATTGAAGCCGCGCGCATCGACGGCGCGTCGCCGATGCGCTTCTTCCGCGACATCGTGCTGCCGCTGTCGAAAACCAACCTTGCGGCGCTGTTTGTGATCACCTTTATCTACGGCTGGAACCAGTACCTGTGGCCGCTGCTGATTATTCAGGACGTCAATCTCGGCACCGCCGTGGCGGGCATCAAAGGCATGATTGCCACCGGCGAAGGCACCACCCTCTGGAACCAGGTGATGGCGGCGATGCTGCTCACCCTCATCCCACCCGTAGTCATTGTTTTAGCCATGCAGCGCGCGTTTGTCCGCGGCCTGGTCGATAGCGAGAAATAAGATGGCAGGTTTAAAACTTCAGGCAGTAACCAAAAGCTGGGACGGCAAAACCCAGGTGATTCAGCCGCTCACGCTCGACGTGGCGGACGGGGAGTTTATCGTGATGGTCGGCCCGTCCGGCTGCGGCAAATCTACGCTGCTGCGCATGGTGGCGGGGCTGGAGCGCGTAACGTCCGGGGATATCTGGATTGACCGCCAGCGCGTCACCGAGATGGAGCCGAAAGACAGGGGCATCGCGATGGTGTTCCAGAACTACGCTCTCTACCCGCACATGAGCGTGGAGGAGAACATGGCCTGGGGGCTGAAAATCCGCGGCATGGGCAAAGGCCATATTGAGGAGCGCGTGAAAGAAGCGGCGCGAATTCTGGAGCTGGACGGCCTGCTCAAGCGCCGCCCGCGCGAACTCTCCGGCGGCCAGCGCCAGCGCGTGGCGATGGGGCGCGCCATCGTGCGCGATCCGGCGGTATTCCTGTTCGACGAGCCGCTGTCTAACCTCGACGCCAAGCTGCGCGTGCAGATGCGTCTTGAGCTGCAGCAGCTGCACCGTCGCCTGAAAACCACGTCACTGTACGTTACCCACGATCAGGTTGAGGCCATGACCCTCGCCCAGCGCGTGATGGTGATGAACAAAGGCGTTGCCGAGCAGATTGGTACCCCCGTGGAAGTCTACGAGAAACCGGCCACCCGCTTTGTGGCGAGCTTTATCGGCAGCCCGGCGATGAACCTGCTCGAAGGGCGCATCAGCAGCACGGGCACGCACTTTGAGCTGGAAAGCGGGATGGCATTGCCGATCAACTGGTACTATCGTGGCTACGCCGGGCGTAAGATGACGCTCGGTATCCGCCCGGAACATATCGGTTTAACCTCTCAGGCGGAAGGCGGCGTGCCGCTGGTGATGGACACGCTGGAGATGTTGGGTGCAGATAACCTGGCGCACGGGCGCTGGGGCGAGCAAAAGATGGTGGTGCGTCTGGCGCATCAGGAGCGCCCGAAAGCGGGCAGCACGCTGTGGCTGCACCTGCCGGAAAATCATCTGCACCTTTTTGACGGTGAAACAGGACAACGAGTATGAGCAACTGGCCTTATCCCCACGTCGTCGCCCACCGCGGCGGCGGTAAGCTGGCGCCGGAGAACACCCTGGCGGCGATTGATGTTGGCGCGCGTTACGGCCACACCATGATCGAGTTCGACGCCAAGCTGTCGAAAGACGGCGAGATTTTCCTGCTGCATGACGATAACCTCGAACGCACCAGCAACGGCTGGGGCGTGGCGGGCGAGCTGCCGTGGCGCGATCTGCTGAAAATCGACGCCGGAAGCTGGTACAGCGGCGAATTCAAAGGCGAACCGCTGCCGCTGCTGGCGGAAGTGGCCGACCGCTGTCGCCAGCACGGCATGATGGCCAATATCGAAATCAAACCGACCACCGGCACCGGGCCGCTGACGGGCAAAGTCATTGCCCTGGCCGCGCGCGAGCTGTGGGAAGGGATGACCGCGCCGCTGCTCTCCTCGTTTGAAATTGATGCCCTGGAGGCGGCGCAGGCGGCCGTGCCGGAATTGCCGCGCGGGCTATTGCTGGACGAGTGGCGCGAGGACTGGCGCGAGCTGACGACGCGCTTAGCGTGTGTCTCTATTCATCTTAATCACAAGCTGCTGGATGAGGCGCGGGTGAAGGTGCTGAAAGACGCGGGTCTGCATATTCTGGTTTACACCGTCAATAAACCCCAGCGTGCAGCCGAACTGCTGCGCTGGGGCGTGGACAGCATCTGTACCGATGCGATTGACCTGATCGGCCCGGACTTTAGTTCTGCGGATTAAGCATACTGCCATTCGACTGCGGCGGCAGCATATGCTGCTGTCCGCTGCCTGACGAGGTCATTCCACCTAACATTCCGCCATTTTTGTTCGGCAGCGGCTGCTCGCGAACCTGCCCCTGCTGCACGCGCTGGGTGTTGGCGTTCATCTGATTTTGCAGGCTTTGCTGCTGCATCTGGGTCTGCGTTCTCAGCTGCTGATTCAGCATCCCTTTTTGCTGCTGTTGCTGGCTCATCATCTCGGTCTGCATACGCTGCTGGCTCGGGATAACGTAACCCGGCTGGTTCGGGTTATTCATCGTATTGAGTGGCTGTGCGAGCGCGGCAAAGGGGATCAGCGCCGTAAGAATCAATAAGCGTTTCATTGTCATTTCCTCCTTTTGAGGTCTCTCTTAAGTTTACCCTGATTTCACCATGACGATGATTTTTTAGGAGTTGTGAACCAGGCTTAAGCGGGGAATATGGATCCCTTCACCTGGAGAACAATAATGATGAAACCAACGTTTTTGCGCTGGGTCGCCCTCGCCGCGCTGATGGCAGGCGGTACATTTAGCGTGGCGGCCAACCCGCCCGCGGCGCCTCCGGTCTCTTACGGCGTGGAGGAAGATGTCTTTCATCCCGTGCGGGCAACCCACGGCATGGTGGCGTCGGTGGATGCGCTGGCGACACGCGTGGGTGTCGATATTCTCAGGCAGGGCGGTAACGCGGTGGATGCGGCGGTCGCCGTCGGCTATGCGCTGGCGGTGACGCACCCGCAGGCGGGGAACCTGGGCGGCGGCGGCTTTATGATGCTGCGCACCAAAGACGGGAAAACCACCGCCATCGACTTCCGTGAAATGGCGCCTTCTCAGGCGTCACGGGACATGTTCCTCGATGACCAGGGCAACCCGGACAGTAAAAAATCCCTGACCTCGCACCTGGCCTCCGGCACGCCGGGCACCGTTGCGGGCTTCTCGCTGGCGCTGGAAAAATACGGCACGATGCCGCTGAACAAGGTGGTTCAGCCTGCTATCAAGCTGGCGCGGGAGGGCTTTGTGGTGAATGACGCCCTGGCAGACGACCTCAAAACCTACGGTAGCGAAGTCATTCCGAATCACGAAAACAGCAAGGCGATCTTCTGGAAAGACGGTGAACCGCTGAAGAAGGGCGATAAGCTGGTGCAGAAGAACCTCGCCAAAAGCCTGGAGCTGATTGCGGAGCACGGCCCGGACGCCTTCTACAAAGGGGCGATTGCCGACCAGATTGCACAAGAGATGCAGAAGAGCGGCGGGCTCATCACCAAAGCGGATCTGGCGGACTACAAGGCGGTGGAGCGCGAGCCGATTAGCGGCACCTACCGCGGGTACGAGGTCTTCTCCATGCCACCGCCGTCTTCCGGGGGCATTCACATCGTGCAGATCCTCAACATTCTTGAAAACTTCGATATGCACAAGTTCGGCTTCGGCAGCGCGGATGCCATGCAGGTGATGGCGGAAGCGGAAAAACGCGCCTACGCCGACCGCTCGGAATATCTCGGCGATCCGGACTTCGTGAAGGTGCCGTGGCAGGCGCTGACCAACAAGGCGTACGCCAAATCGATTGCCGATCAGATCGACATCAACAAGGCCAGGCCGTCGAGCGAGATCCGTCCCGGCAAGCTGGCACCGTATGAAAGCAACCAGACCACCCACTTCTCGGTGGTGGATAAAGACGGTAACGCGGTGGCGGTGACCTATACGCTCAACACCACCTTCGGCACCGGGATTGTGGCGGGCAATAGCGGCATTCTGCTGAACAACGAGATGGATGACTTCTCTGCCAAGCCGGGCGTGCCGAACGTCTACGGGCTGGTCGGCGGCGATGCGAATGCGGTAGGGCCGAAGAAACGTCCGCTGTCGTCCATGTCGCCCACCATCGTGGTGAAAGAGGGCAAAACCTGGCTGGTAACCGGTAGCCCGGGCGGCAGCCGGATTATCACCACCGTATTGCAGATGGTGGTGAACAGCATCGACTTTGGGATGAACGTCGCCGAAGCGACTAACGCCCCGCGTTTCCACCACCAGTGGCTGCCGGACGAGCTGCGCGTCGAGAAGGGCTTTAGCCCGGACACCATTAAACTGCTTGAGCAGCGTGGGCAGAAGGTGGCGGTGAAGGAGGCGATGGGCAGCACCCAGAGCATTATGGTGGGGCCGGACGGAGCGCTGTTTGGCGCATCAGACCCGCGTTCGGTGGATGATTTGACGGCGGGGTATTGATGTATTGCCCGGTGGCGCTGCGCTTACCGGGCCGACAACTACACGAACGTAGGCCGGGTAAGGCGAAGCCGCCACCCGGCAAATCACTACTTCATTCTCGCCATATAATACGCGTCCACATACTCGCCGTTGCGCAGGGCATAGCGCTTGCCGGTGCCTTCAATTTCGAACCCGTATTTTTTGTACACCGCAATCGCCGGCTCGTTATCGACAAACACCGTCAGCTCAATGCGGTCAACGCGCAGCCAGTTATCGCACATATCAATCATGGTGCGCATCAGCGCGCTGGCAACGCCCCGGTTTTGCCACTGCGCGCCGACACAAATCCCAAAATCAGCCACATGGCTGCGGCGTGGGCGTTGCGCGACGGCGATGCACAGATGCCCGGCGACATGACCGTCTATACAGGCGACCAGTTGCTTAATGCCGGGCTGGTCGGTGAGTCGTTCTTGCCACATTTGCTCAGATGGATGAGGAACCTGTAGTGTGTTGTGGTACACCTCCGGTTGGGCGTGGATCTGACGAATGGCGTCATAATCTTTCGGTTCCGCATGGCGTATCACTATCTCACTCATTCCTTGTCCCTCAGTCAGTTAAACGTCCCTTCCAACATCAATGACTTTAAAATTTGAGTCAACCGCTATTTTTTGCAAAAAGTATTGGACAAGTGCGAATGAGAATGATTATTATTGCTCTGCATTCAGGAAGACCGCTACGGGAACCTGAAAGCACGACATTGCTCACATTGCTTCCAGTATTACTTTAGCCAGCTTTTAGCTGGCTTTTTTTTTGTTATGGTTAGACTCAGTAACCTTCCAAAAGGACTGAGCCATGACACTACACTGTGCATTTATTGGATTTGGCAAAAGCACCACCCGCTATCACCTGCCGTATGTCCTCAACCGTAAAG harbors:
- the ugpA gene encoding sn-glycerol-3-phosphate ABC transporter permease UgpA; this translates as MSSSRPVFRSRWLPYLLVAPQLVITVIFFIWPAGEALWYSVQSVDPFGLSSQFVGLDNFTALFHDSYYLDAFWTTIRFSALVTVSGLVASLFFAALVDYVVRGSRIYQTLMLLPYAVAPAVAAVLWIFLFNPGRGLITHFLAEFGYDWNHAQNSGQAMFLVVFASVWKQISYNFLFFFAALQSIPRSLVEAAAIDGAGPIRRFFRLSLPLIAPVSFFLLVVNLVYAFFDTFPVIDAATAGGPVQATTTLIYKIYREGFAGLDLSASAAQSVVLMFLVIILTVVQFRYVESKVRYQ
- the ugpE gene encoding sn-glycerol-3-phosphate ABC transporter permease UgpE — protein: MIENRRGLTIFSHTMLILGIIVILFPLYVAFVAATLDTKAVFDTPMTLIPGTHLFENMKTIWTQGVGANSAPFWLMMLNSFIMAFGITVGKITVSMLSAFAIVWFRFPLRNLFFWMIFITLMLPVEVRIFPTVEVIANLKMLDSYAGLTLPLMASATATFLFRQFFMTLPDELIEAARIDGASPMRFFRDIVLPLSKTNLAALFVITFIYGWNQYLWPLLIIQDVNLGTAVAGIKGMIATGEGTTLWNQVMAAMLLTLIPPVVIVLAMQRAFVRGLVDSEK
- a CDS encoding sn-glycerol-3-phosphate import ATP-binding protein UgpC; protein product: MAGLKLQAVTKSWDGKTQVIQPLTLDVADGEFIVMVGPSGCGKSTLLRMVAGLERVTSGDIWIDRQRVTEMEPKDRGIAMVFQNYALYPHMSVEENMAWGLKIRGMGKGHIEERVKEAARILELDGLLKRRPRELSGGQRQRVAMGRAIVRDPAVFLFDEPLSNLDAKLRVQMRLELQQLHRRLKTTSLYVTHDQVEAMTLAQRVMVMNKGVAEQIGTPVEVYEKPATRFVASFIGSPAMNLLEGRISSTGTHFELESGMALPINWYYRGYAGRKMTLGIRPEHIGLTSQAEGGVPLVMDTLEMLGADNLAHGRWGEQKMVVRLAHQERPKAGSTLWLHLPENHLHLFDGETGQRV
- the ugpQ gene encoding glycerophosphodiester phosphodiesterase, whose protein sequence is MSNWPYPHVVAHRGGGKLAPENTLAAIDVGARYGHTMIEFDAKLSKDGEIFLLHDDNLERTSNGWGVAGELPWRDLLKIDAGSWYSGEFKGEPLPLLAEVADRCRQHGMMANIEIKPTTGTGPLTGKVIALAARELWEGMTAPLLSSFEIDALEAAQAAVPELPRGLLLDEWREDWRELTTRLACVSIHLNHKLLDEARVKVLKDAGLHILVYTVNKPQRAAELLRWGVDSICTDAIDLIGPDFSSAD
- a CDS encoding DUF2756 family protein produces the protein MKRLLILTALIPFAALAQPLNTMNNPNQPGYVIPSQQRMQTEMMSQQQQQKGMLNQQLRTQTQMQQQSLQNQMNANTQRVQQGQVREQPLPNKNGGMLGGMTSSGSGQQHMLPPQSNGSMLNPQN
- the ggt gene encoding gamma-glutamyltransferase, which produces MMKPTFLRWVALAALMAGGTFSVAANPPAAPPVSYGVEEDVFHPVRATHGMVASVDALATRVGVDILRQGGNAVDAAVAVGYALAVTHPQAGNLGGGGFMMLRTKDGKTTAIDFREMAPSQASRDMFLDDQGNPDSKKSLTSHLASGTPGTVAGFSLALEKYGTMPLNKVVQPAIKLAREGFVVNDALADDLKTYGSEVIPNHENSKAIFWKDGEPLKKGDKLVQKNLAKSLELIAEHGPDAFYKGAIADQIAQEMQKSGGLITKADLADYKAVEREPISGTYRGYEVFSMPPPSSGGIHIVQILNILENFDMHKFGFGSADAMQVMAEAEKRAYADRSEYLGDPDFVKVPWQALTNKAYAKSIADQIDINKARPSSEIRPGKLAPYESNQTTHFSVVDKDGNAVAVTYTLNTTFGTGIVAGNSGILLNNEMDDFSAKPGVPNVYGLVGGDANAVGPKKRPLSSMSPTIVVKEGKTWLVTGSPGGSRIITTVLQMVVNSIDFGMNVAEATNAPRFHHQWLPDELRVEKGFSPDTIKLLEQRGQKVAVKEAMGSTQSIMVGPDGALFGASDPRSVDDLTAGY
- the yhhY gene encoding N-acetyltransferase, which encodes MSEIVIRHAEPKDYDAIRQIHAQPEVYHNTLQVPHPSEQMWQERLTDQPGIKQLVACIDGHVAGHLCIAVAQRPRRSHVADFGICVGAQWQNRGVASALMRTMIDMCDNWLRVDRIELTVFVDNEPAIAVYKKYGFEIEGTGKRYALRNGEYVDAYYMARMK